In one Streptomyces venezuelae genomic region, the following are encoded:
- a CDS encoding TetR/AcrR family transcriptional regulator, with translation MVRRNDGRRAALVDAAIEVLAREGARGLTFRAVDTEAGVPTGTASNYFGNRDDLLTQAGARVYERLTPDQAEVERQRTATPDKETYVQLMREVVGRVSGFRTGYLALLELRLEATRRPELRAVLTERVRADLEANLSYHEASGLPGDATAVKLLYLAFNWLIVEQLTLPDFLSDAERDALVAAAVERVVTE, from the coding sequence ATGGTGCGCAGGAATGACGGGCGGCGGGCGGCCCTGGTCGACGCCGCCATCGAGGTGCTGGCCAGGGAGGGTGCCCGGGGGCTGACCTTCCGGGCCGTGGACACCGAGGCGGGCGTGCCCACCGGCACCGCGTCCAACTACTTCGGCAACCGCGACGACCTGCTCACCCAGGCGGGCGCCCGCGTCTACGAACGGCTGACGCCGGACCAGGCGGAGGTCGAGCGGCAGCGCACGGCCACGCCGGACAAGGAGACGTACGTCCAGTTGATGCGCGAGGTCGTGGGCCGCGTCAGCGGCTTCCGTACGGGCTATCTGGCGCTGCTCGAACTGCGTCTCGAGGCCACCCGGCGCCCGGAGCTGCGGGCCGTGCTGACCGAGCGCGTCCGGGCCGACCTGGAGGCGAACCTCTCGTACCACGAGGCGTCGGGGCTCCCCGGTGACGCCACGGCCGTCAAACTGCTGTACCTGGCCTTCAACTGGCTCATCGTCGAACAGCTCACGCTGCCGGACTTCCTCTCGGACGCCGAGCGCGACGCCCTCGTCGCGGCCGCCGTGGAGCGCGTCGTCACGGAGTGA
- a CDS encoding ArsR/SmtB family transcription factor, whose product MKPGPTKNATASATTSATAPALASLAGLFADETRAACLLALLDGRAWTAGELARHAGVAPSTASEHLGRLVAGGLLTEARQGRHRYVRLADARVAQLVEDLAAHAAPGADIRPRTLREAGAAGAMARGRTCYDHLAGRLGIIVTGAMTERGLLRQDTGFALTDRGVAWFGELGIDLARGGRRPLARACVDWTERKPHLAGVAGAALCGHALAVGWCERIGSERAVRVTPAGARAFAAHLGIDDFGDRVTP is encoded by the coding sequence ATGAAGCCGGGCCCCACGAAGAACGCCACCGCCTCCGCCACCACGTCCGCCACGGCCCCCGCCCTCGCCTCCCTCGCCGGGCTGTTCGCGGACGAGACACGGGCGGCCTGTCTGCTCGCGCTGCTCGACGGGCGGGCCTGGACGGCCGGTGAGCTGGCCCGGCACGCGGGCGTCGCGCCCTCGACCGCCAGCGAACACCTGGGCCGGCTCGTCGCCGGGGGCCTGCTCACCGAGGCCCGCCAGGGCAGGCACCGCTACGTACGCCTCGCCGACGCACGGGTCGCCCAGCTCGTCGAGGACCTCGCCGCCCACGCGGCGCCCGGCGCCGACATCCGGCCCCGCACGCTGCGCGAGGCGGGCGCCGCCGGAGCGATGGCGCGGGGCCGCACCTGCTACGACCACCTCGCGGGGCGGCTCGGGATCATCGTCACCGGAGCGATGACGGAGCGCGGGCTGCTGCGACAGGACACCGGGTTCGCCCTGACCGACCGGGGCGTGGCCTGGTTCGGGGAGTTGGGGATCGACCTCGCGCGCGGCGGACGCCGTCCGCTGGCCCGGGCCTGCGTGGACTGGACGGAGCGCAAGCCGCACCTCGCCGGGGTCGCGGGCGCGGCGCTGTGCGGGCACGCGCTGGCCGTGGGCTGGTGCGAGCGGATCGGTTCGGAGCGGGCCGTGCGGGTCACCCCCGCCGGGGCGCGGGCCTTCGCCGCGCACCTCGGCATCGACGACTTCGGGGACCGCGTCACTCCGTGA
- a CDS encoding dihydrofolate reductase family protein translates to MRKLVYYIGVSIDGYIAGPEGEFDFYPVGDVDQAADYAARVNARYPETVPTALRPHAGLTDAPALRFDTVLMGHGTYRQALDHGTPSPYAHLRQFVLSNSLDTSPGPATTDPAVTVASGDPLTLVRDLKRQPGQDIWLCGGGRVAAALLPELDELIIKSYPVVAGAGIPVFGGKFDPTRFRVTAREAFDNDVLMTWFEAVR, encoded by the coding sequence ATGCGCAAGCTGGTCTACTACATCGGCGTCTCCATCGACGGGTACATCGCGGGCCCCGAGGGCGAGTTCGACTTCTACCCCGTGGGCGATGTGGACCAGGCCGCCGACTACGCCGCCCGGGTCAACGCCCGCTACCCGGAGACCGTCCCCACGGCCCTGCGCCCGCACGCAGGCCTCACGGACGCCCCCGCCCTCCGCTTCGACACGGTCCTGATGGGCCACGGAACCTACCGGCAGGCGCTGGACCACGGCACCCCGAGCCCGTACGCGCACCTGCGCCAGTTCGTCCTGTCGAACTCGCTCGACACCTCCCCCGGCCCGGCGACGACCGACCCGGCGGTGACCGTCGCCTCCGGTGATCCGCTCACCCTGGTCCGCGACCTCAAGCGGCAACCGGGGCAGGACATCTGGCTGTGCGGCGGCGGCCGGGTCGCGGCCGCGCTGCTCCCCGAGCTCGACGAGCTGATCATCAAGAGCTACCCCGTCGTCGCGGGCGCCGGAATCCCCGTCTTCGGCGGCAAGTTCGACCCCACGCGGTTCCGCGTCACAGCCCGCGAGGCGTTCGACAACGACGTCCTGATGACGTGGTTCGAAGCGGTCCGGTAG